One genomic window of Centroberyx gerrardi isolate f3 chromosome 15, fCenGer3.hap1.cur.20231027, whole genome shotgun sequence includes the following:
- the rab23 gene encoding ras-related protein Rab-23 — MLEEDMEVAIKVVVVGNGAVGKSSMIQRYCKGIFTKDYKKTIGVDFLERQILVNDEEVRLMLWDTAGQEEFDAITKAYYRGAQACVLVFSTTDRESFQAIGNWREKVETEVGDIPTVLVQNKIDLLDDTVIKNEEAEALAKRLKLRFYRASVKEDLNVNEVFKYLAEKYLQRLKQQTAEEPEVVHTTSNKIGVFNTTSSNLCNQSSSNGREVITLRPNKQRTKKSKNPFGSCSLV; from the exons atgttggaggaggACATGGAAGTGGCCATCAAGGTGGTCGTGGTGGGCAATGGAGCAGTTGGCAAGTCGAGTATGATCCAACGCTATTGCAAGGGCATCTTCACCAAGGACTACAAAAAGACCATCGGAGTGGACTTTCTGGAAAGGCAGATACT TGTAAATGACGAAGAGGTCAGATTGATGCTGTGGGACACCGCTGGTCAGGAGGAGTTCGATGCCATTACCAAGGCCTACTACCGTG GCGCTCAAGCATGTGTCCTAGTCTTCTCCACCACAGACAGGGAGTCCTTTCAGGCTATTGGCAACTGGAGGGAGAAGGTGGAAACGGAGGTTGGAGATATTCCCACTGTTCTAGTGCAGAACAAAATTGACCTCCTGGATGACACTGTTATAAAAAA CGAAGAGGCAGAAGCGTTGGCTAAAAGGCTGAAGTTGAGATTTTACCGGGCCTCAGTAAAAGAGGACCTCAATGTCAATGAGG TTTTCAAATACTTAGCTGAGAAGTATCTGCAGCGACTCAAACAGCAAACGGCAGAGGAGCCAGAGGTGGTCCACACAACAAGCAATAAAATAG GTGTTTTCAATACCACAAGTAGTAATCTCTGCAACCAGAGCTCCAGCAATGGCCGAGAAGTCATCACTTTGCGACCTAACAAACAAAGGACCAAGAAGAGTAAAAATCCCTTTGGAAGCTGCAGCTTAGTCTAG